A genomic stretch from Arachis stenosperma cultivar V10309 chromosome 3, arast.V10309.gnm1.PFL2, whole genome shotgun sequence includes:
- the LOC130970184 gene encoding transcription repressor MYB4-like gives MRKPCCDKEGTNKGAWSKQEDQKLIDYIHLHGEGCWRSLPKAAGLHRCGKSCRLRWINYLRPDIKRGNFAPDEEDLIIKLHALLGNRWSLIAGRLPGRTDNEVKNYWNSHIRRKLINMGIDPNNHKLYQTSPLPHAASSSSRHHHHLNLDLTIAFPPHYSSSPTFTLAEEDDDNNNNNNPKPTSENMDESNPTLLLFQ, from the exons ATGAGAAAACCTTGTTGCGACAAGGAAGGTACCAACAAAGGTGCTTGGTCCAAGCAAGAAGACCAAAAACTCATTGACTACATCCACCTTCATGGCGAAGGCTGTTGGCGTTCCCTTCCAAAGGCCGCCGGCCTTCATCGTTGCGGTAAAAGCTGCCGACTCAGATGGATCAATTATTTGCGACCCGACATTAAACGCGGCAACTTTGCCCCAGACGAAGAAGATCTCATCATCAAACTCCATGCTCTCCTTGGCAACCG GTGGTCACTTATAGCGGGAAGGTTGCCAGGACGCACCGACAATGAAGTCAAGAACTACTGGAATTCTCACATCCGCAGAAAGCTCATCAACATGGGAATTGATCCAAACAACCACAAGTTATATCAAACCTCTCCTCTTCCTCACGCTGCTTCTTCCTCATCccgccaccaccaccacctcaatCTTGACCTAACCATTGCTTTCCCTCCTCATTATTCTTCTTCGCCTACATTTACCCTCGCCGAAGAAGACGacgacaacaacaacaacaataatccTAAACCAACTTCTGAGAACATGGATGAATCCAACCCTACCCTTCTTTTGTTTCAATAA
- the LOC130967058 gene encoding uncharacterized protein LOC130967058 encodes MVRDYGETLLKCNPESTVRIGTIPQPDGNVIFQRMYVCLSGCKNGFKAGCRRLIGLDGAFLKTQTGGQILSAVGQDANHHIYVIAWAIVDVENTENWRWFLELLHEDLGDYKENKWCFMSDMQKGLLSAVQEVMPHVHHRFCVWHLWRNFNKQWKDLELRGLLWECARSTTYQDFSDNMKKIKKINEDAWNYLNKWPMESWTKSAFSHAPKLDNICNNACEVFNARIKEARAKPIITLLEEVRMFVLRTIAKNKVKLAKHVGKLPPVVQSRLDKIRKESKSWMPIWTGDDEYEKFEVHGHPTNMVVDLGKRLCTCQFWMLTGMPCVHACAALARVNKRPEDFCHKWLTMDAYRDTYAHYINPLPGQSLWEKSDQNRPQAPKKKKKPGPVTKKRRKDADEGNEGSKKSKVTGTLKRQLKPFTCKYCLQKGHTKRGCPKKRAADITQALADAAAAAAKTKPTEQAHTEAPPDAPAPAPPEAPSQAAPEAPAQPPAPVEIDLSQQNYSDAQQSQHSQEDPPARPSKLQTRRRSSTPPSGSITVDPLQGASSATSSRLANFLKFVPTPGFKPPRKKK; translated from the exons ATGGTAAGGGACTATGGAGAAACCCTATTGAAGTGTAATCCGGAGTCAACAGTTAGAATAGGGACTATCCCCCAACCAGATGGAAATGTGATCTTTCAGAGGATGTATGTATGTCTTAGTGGGTGCAAGAATGGTTTTAAGGCCGGGTGCAGGCGACTGATTGGTTTAGATGGTGCGTTCCTTAAAACTCAAACTGGAGGCCAGATTCTATCCGCTGTGGGACAGGACGCAAATCATCACATCTATGTTATAGCATGGGCAATTGTGGATGTCGAGAACACGGAGAACTGGAGGTGGTTTCTGGAGCTACTCCATGAGGACCTTGGAGACTATAAAGAAAACAAATGGTGCTTCATGAGCGACATGCAGAAG GGCCTGCTTTCTGCAGTCCAGGAGGTCATGCCTCATGTCCACCATAGGTTCTGCGTGTGGCACCTATGGAGAAATTTTAACAAGCAGTGGAAGGATTTAGAGTTAAGGGGTTTACTTTGGGAATGCGCACGATCAACAACTTATCAAGATTTCTCTGACAATATGAAGAAGATTAAGAAAATTAATGAAGATGCGTGGAATTACCTGAACAAGTGGCCTATGGAGTCCTGGACAAAGTCAGCATTTAGTCATGCTCCTAAACTGGATAATATCTGCAATAACGCTTGCGAGGTCTTTAATGCAAGAATTAAGGAAGCAAGGGCCAAGCCAATCATCACGCTACTTGAGGAGGTCAGAATGTTTGTTTTGAGAACAATCGCTAAAAACAAAGTTAAGTTGGCTAAGCATGTAGGAAAGCTACCACCAGTGGTTCAAAGTAGGTTGGACAAGATCAGGAAGGAGTCTAAAAGTTGGATGCCAATCTGGACAGGGGATGATGAGTATGAGAAGTTTGAAGTTCATGGTCATCCAACTAACATGGTAGTGGATTTGGGCAAGCGACTCTGCACATGTCAATTTTGGATGCTAACAG GAATGCCCTGTGTGCATGCGTGTGCAGCCCTCGCAAGGGTGAATAAGAGGCCTGAAGATTTCTGCCATAAGTGGCTCACCATGGACGCATATAGAGACACCTATGCACATTACATAAATCCATTGCCTGGACAATCTCTTTGGGAAAAATCTGACCAGAATAGACCACAAGctccaaagaaaaagaagaagccaGGACCAGTaacaaagaaaaggagaaagGATGCAGATGAGGGTAATGAGGGAAGCAAGAAGTCTAAGGTAACTGGGACACTAAAGAGACAACTAAAACCGTTTACATGCAAATACTGTCTACAAAAGGGGCACACAAAGAGGGGTTGTCCAAAAAAGAGAGCAGCTGATATTACTCAAGCTCTTGCTGATGCAGCTGCAGCTGCTGCTAAGACAAAGCCCACTGAACAAGCACATACTGAAGCTCCTCCAGATGCACCTGCTCCGGCTCCTCCAGAAGCACCATCTCAAGCTGCTCCAGAAGCCCCTGCTCAGCCACCTGCACCAGTTGAGATCGACCTCTCCCAGCAAAACTACTCCGATGCACAACAGTCCCAACATAGTCAagag GATCCACCTGCGAGGCCATCCAAGTTGCAGACAAGAAGGAGGTCCTCCACACCACCATCAGGCTCGATTACTGTAGATCCACTACAAGGAGCAAGCTCAGCCACATCTTCAAGACTGGCCAACTTCCTCAAATTTGTCCCAACACCTGGCTTCAAGCCACCaaggaagaagaaatga
- the LOC130969192 gene encoding uncharacterized protein At1g66480-like, which translates to MGNAMARSKRAKVMKIDGETFKLKTPAVANDVVKDYPGHVLLDSESVKQFGLRAKPLEAHYELKPNKVYFLVELPKPQQQAEKKPPLPRRARSSGIIRGMNAQERLDFLMLSKRSVSDLALVKNSPPAIGGPGPNNGGPMRVKMRLPRAQLDMLMEESGDGGEVAEKIMSLYIGNNAAAGGGGGEAAEAEGGVAGGNRVVNYHHHKARGKRVSFRPVEQGEIRVEAAAPPSS; encoded by the exons ATGGGAAACGCTATGGCGAGGAGTAAAAGAGCTAAGGTGATGAAGATAGACGGAGAGACCTTCAAGCTGAAGACACCGGCTGTAGCCAACGACGTCGTTAAGGACTATCCCGGTCACGTTCTACTTGATTCTGAGTCAGTCAAACAGTTTGGGCTTCGGGCCAAGCCACTTGAGGCCCACTACGAGCTGAAGCCCAACAAAGTTTACTTCCTTGTTGAGTTACCGAAGCCTCAGCAACAAGCTGAGAAGAAGCCACCACTTCCTCGGAGGGCGCGATCCAGTGGCATCATACGTGGCATGAACGCTCAGGAGAGGCTCGATTTCTTGATGCTCTCTAAACGCTCCGTTTCGGACCTTGCACTCGTTAAGAATTCCCCTCCCGCTATTGGTGGGCCAGGCCCAAATAATGGTGGGCCCATGAGGGTGAAGATGAGGCTCCCTAGGGCCCAATTAGATATGTTGATGGAGGAGAGTGGCGACGGCGGCGAGGTGGCGGAGAAGATCATGAGCTTGTATATAGGGAACAATGCTGCTGCTggcggaggaggaggagaggcGGCGGAGGCCGAGGGTGGGGTGGCTGGCGGCAATAGAGTGGTCAACTATCATCATCATAAGGCTCGAGGG AAACGAGTGAGTTTCAGACCAGTGGAACAAGGAGAAATTCGTGTGGAGGCAGCAGCTCCTCCTTCCTCATAG
- the LOC130969190 gene encoding inositol 1,3,4-trisphosphate 5/6-kinase 4-like yields MGVVRGVILDESVLLTEGGEDKNGFILRPGAESLIQTLSRSKIHIGISYDVDSLDGKVSVLQSNASLKNFDCFILNDPTNEIMPAWSINTDGGIVYLVSNKKEVLPKLSSYKWLLVVLNDGDESLYYTTDALRIQNLAEFPLTMCQLNKSSTGTNAATVGYIMKPSRVVDFANRGAFPLCPTQNGLMFVPLTPMLPLSTQLKNVDIVLHKATDEILSVEDNKITFTENIQELQRYLELHQDLCVIDPLTNIYPLLDRLEIQQILLGLEELNREGSHLIRGAHFLKIDNFEEFNFETGLAEARLSLPCIVKPKIACGVGDAHKMAIVFRVDDFKNVDVPLPAVIQEYVDHSSTLYKFYVLGEKIFHAVENSIPNADVLKKSSNGDELKPLEFDSLKSLPTASGDCSATSGESIDVKLVTDAANWLQRRLQLTIFGFDVVIQEGTRDHVIVDVNYLPSFKEVGDEISIPAFWESIRGKYDLRLSK; encoded by the coding sequence ATGGGTGTAGTGAGAGGAGTGATATTGGATGAATCGGTACTCTTAACTGAAGGTGGTGAGGATAAAAATGGATTCATACTACGGCCAGGAGCCGAGTCTCTCATCCAAACACTCTCTCGGTCCAAAATTCATATAGGAATCTCGTATGACGTGGACTCTCTAGATGGCAAGGTGAGTGTTCTTCAAAGTAATGCaagtttgaaaaattttgattgTTTTATCTTAAATGATCCTACGAATGAGATTATGCCTGCATGGAGCATTAATACTGATGGCGGGATTGTTTATCTAGTTTCTAACAAGAAGGAGGTCTTACCTAAATTAAGCAGTTATAAATGGCTTCTTGTTGTTTTGAACGATGGAGATGAAAGCTTGTATTACACAACAGATGCACTTCGGATACAAAATTTGGCAGAGTTTCCCTTGACTATGTGCCAGTTGAATAAAAGTTCAACTGGAACTAATGCTGCAACTGTGGGGTATATAATGAAGCCTTCTCGAGTTGTAGATTTTGCAAACAGGGGTGCATTTCCATTATGTCCTACTCAAAATGGGTTGATGTTTGTGCCTCTCACACCCATGCTTCCTTTATCAACTCAATTGAAGAACGTTGATATAGTTCTCCACAAAGCCACAGATGAGATATTATCCGTTGAAGACAATAAAATTACTTTCACGGAAAACATACAAGAACTGCAAAGATATTTGGAACTTCACCAGGATCTTTGTGTGATTGACCCACTGACGAACATATATCCATTATTGGATAGACTAGAAATACAGCAAATTCTACTTGGCTTAGAAGAACTAAATAGGGAAGGAAGCCATTTGATTAGAGGGGCCCATTTTCTTAAGATAGATAATTTTGAAGAATTTAATTTCGAGACTGGGTTAGCTGAAGCTAGATTGTCTCTTCCATGTATAGTGAAACCTAAGATTGCTTGTGGTGTTGGTGATGCACATAAGATGGCAATTGTTTTCAGAGTTGATGATTTTAAGAATGTTGATGTTCCTCTTCCAGCTGTTATCCAGGAATATGTGGATCATTCATCTACtttgtataaattttatgttttgggtgAGAAAATTTTTCATGCTGTCGAGAATTCTATACCAAATGCTGATGTTTTGAAGAAATCATCCAATGGCgatgaactcaaacctctagaGTTTGACAGCTTAAAATCTTTACCCACCGCCAGTGGTGACTGCAGCGCAACGAGCGGAGAGTCTATCGATGTTAAACTGGTTACAGATGCTGCAAATTGGCTTCAAAGAAGGCTTCAGCTTACCATCTTTGGTTTTGATGTTGTAATTCAGGAAGGTACGCGAGATCATGTAATTGTGGATGTTAATTATCTCCCTTCATTTAAGGAAGTAGGTGATGAAATCTCAATACCTGCCTTCTGGGAATCCATTAGAGGTAAGTATGACCTTAGGTTGTCTAAATAA